Genomic window (Synergistaceae bacterium):
TTCACGAGAAAGGCTCGCAGGCACTTTTTCACCCGTAACATTCTCAAGCGTTATATGTGCTGTCATCACTGTGTCCGCTTTGCTCAGGTTGTCGCGGAATGGGATTATTTCACATGTCAAAAGCTCGTCCCACGTCTTATATACTGACACTTTATCGTCGTGCGTGTCTGCTGTCGTGTCGCCGTGCCCGGGAAAATGCTTCAGGCTCCCGGCTATATTATGCTCGTGAAGGCCGTCAATATATTCTCCGGCAAGCCGCGAAACTGTTTCAGGGTCAGCACTGAACGCACGCGCACCAATCACTATATTGTCGGGATTGCTGTTGATGTCGGCAACGGGCGCGAAATTCAGGTTGAACCCGTATTCCTTCAGGTAGGAAGCTATGTATGAGGCTGTCTGCTTTACACGGCCTGTGCGGGCAATGTCTGACATACTTTTGAAGCGGCGCAGGGCGGAGAAGGCTTTGTGATTGGCAAGACGCGCTATCTGTCCGCCCTCCTCGTCAACCGCCATTATTGCAGGAACTTTTCCGAGAGACTTCAATTCATTCGCAAACCTCTTCAACTGTGAAGGACTGTCAATATTCTTGCGGAAAAGTATAAATCCTCCGGCAGGGTATTGCCTCATTAAGCGGCGCATTTCGGGGGAGACTTTTTTCACGCCGTATTTGTTATTGTCGTCGATTTGCTCAGGAGTTAATGACGGGTCAAGATGGTCGGGCCGTATCACAAATAACTGTCCGACTTTCTCCCGCAGGGTCATTTCTCCCGCTATGGACGGCGATACTGTCATCATCACAATCATCATCAACGCAAAAATCACTGTCATAGTCTCGTCCCTCTATCTATCCCGTTATTATATGGCTTCCCTTTATCAGATAGTCCATTCCGCTCCACACTGTCAATATCATCGCTACCCACATCAGCAACATTCCGCCGGGGATATTCAGTATCAGCATTACGAGCGCGATTATCTGACATACTGTCTTCAGCTTTCCTCCCTTTGAGGCCGCTATCACTACTCCTTCAGCCGCCGCAACTAAACGCAGTCCCGTAACAATAAATTCCCGCGTTATTATTACCATAGCAATCCACGCAGGAAGCCGCCCTAACTCTATCAGCGCAAGCATCGCCGAAATCACGAGTACTTTGTCCGCAAGGGGGTCAATGAATTTTCCCAATGTCGTAACGAGCTTATAGCGTCGGGCTATGTAACCGTCAAAAGCGTCTGTGATTGACGCAACTATAAACACTCCAGCGGCAAGAACATCACCGTAGCTCACATCCGGCACTCCCGGCACAGGCTTATCGATCCTCAATGACAGGAACAGAAGCACAAGGGGCGCGAGGAATACACGTATAAGGCTCAAAGTATTTGGCACGTTAAAGATATTTGACTTCACATTAATCACTCCCGTATTTTGCCGAGAATTATAATATCTTTAGCCCTCATC
Coding sequences:
- the pgsA gene encoding CDP-diacylglycerol--glycerol-3-phosphate 3-phosphatidyltransferase; amino-acid sequence: MKSNIFNVPNTLSLIRVFLAPLVLLFLSLRIDKPVPGVPDVSYGDVLAAGVFIVASITDAFDGYIARRYKLVTTLGKFIDPLADKVLVISAMLALIELGRLPAWIAMVIITREFIVTGLRLVAAAEGVVIAASKGGKLKTVCQIIALVMLILNIPGGMLLMWVAMILTVWSGMDYLIKGSHIITG